Proteins encoded together in one Lathyrus oleraceus cultivar Zhongwan6 chromosome 5, CAAS_Psat_ZW6_1.0, whole genome shotgun sequence window:
- the LOC127082416 gene encoding WAT1-related protein At3g28050: MGNVTVPFVGMVIAECVQVALIILSKQVMAQGMTSFIFIFYSNSIAAIVLLPSSFYIHRFQRPPITFSTLSGFFILGLLGFLAQVFGYAGIYYSSSTLATAMLNLVPGFTFILAVLFRMEQLDWRSYSSLAKSLGTIVSIAGAFIATLYKGAALLKGPSPANLYQQLDFSQDTSWIIGGSFLAADCVVASAFLIVQASILKKYPAGLIVVFFYCFFVAILSAVTCLVVERDINAWSLKPKLRLLSVLYSGVFGSAFQVGVTTWCLHQTGPVFVSMFKPIGIVISVVIGVVFLGDAFYLGSLIGATVIVIGFYSVLWGKSKDIDAISLESRGNHTPLLKENNSEDV, encoded by the exons ATGGGGAACGTTACAGTTCCTTTTGTAGGGATGGTAATTGCAGAGTGTGTTCAAGTTGCGTTAATCATCTTGAGCAAACAAGTCATGGCTCAAGGAATGACCAGTTTCATTTTCATTTTCTACTCCAATTCCATCGCTGCCATCGTCCTTCTTCCATCTTCCTTCTACATCCACAGATTTCAACGTCCTCCAATCACGTTTTCCACCCTTTCTGGATTCTTCATACTTGGACTACTTGG GTTTTTGGCGCAGGTTTTTGGATATGCTGGGATTTACTACAGCTCATCAACACTTGCTACTGCCATGCTCAATCTTGTTCCTGGTTTTACCTTCATACTTGCCGTTCTTTTTAG AATGGAGCAATTGGATTGGAGAAGCTATAGCAGCCTAGCAAAATCATTGGGAACCATAGTATCAATTGCCGGTGCTTTTATTGCGACTTTGTACAAGGGTGCTGCACTTCTGAAGGGACCGTCACCCGCAAACTTATATCAGCAGCTAGATTTCTCGCAGGACACTAGTTGGATAATCGGAGGATCATTTCTTGCAGCTGATTGTGTGGTGGCTTCAGCATTTCTGATAGTGCAG GCTTCTATTCTTAAGAAATATCCAGCAGGGTTGATTGTTGTATTCTTTTATTGTTTCTTTGTGGCCATTCTATCTGCCGTGACCTGTTTGGTTGTGGAAAGAGACATCAATGCTTGGAGCTTGAAACCCAAGCTACGGTTGCTATCAGTTTTATACTCG GGAGTGTTTGGCTCTGCATTTCAAGTTGGTGTGACTACTTGGTGTTTGCACCAGACAGGACCTGTTTTTGTTTCCATGTTTAAGCCTATAGGAATTGTCATATCGGTGGTTATAGGCGTTGTCTTCCTTGGTGATGCATTCTATCTCGGAAG TTTGATTGGTGCTACTGTGATTGTTATTGGGTTTTATTCTGTGTTGTGGGGGAAATCCAAAGATATTGACGCGATAAGCTTGGAATCAAGAGGCAACCATACCCCTCTTTTGAAAGAAAACAACAGTGAAGACGTATAA